A stretch of the Gemmatirosa kalamazoonensis genome encodes the following:
- a CDS encoding TetR/AcrR family transcriptional regulator, which translates to MHNRTPDGVIAPQQQRSRDTLARLLKATTEALETHGLDGATIPRIAAAAGVAPASIYRRFRDRNALVRAALVDALETGATARQTMLRLEAFPDRTLEGVVRGLVAITARQYRAQPGLMRALTRFIETDTDDEFRSRALALVAGNFQGITDLLLAFRDEIAAPDPRRAIMFALLTMATVIEVRALETVSMWHELMPVSDQELEAEVTRTVLAYLRLPAR; encoded by the coding sequence ATGCACAACAGGACCCCCGATGGCGTGATCGCGCCGCAGCAGCAGCGGAGCCGCGATACGCTGGCCCGCCTCCTCAAGGCCACGACCGAGGCGCTCGAGACCCACGGGCTCGACGGCGCGACGATCCCGCGCATCGCCGCCGCCGCCGGCGTCGCGCCGGCGAGCATCTATCGCCGCTTTCGCGACCGGAACGCGCTCGTCCGCGCGGCGCTGGTGGACGCGCTGGAAACGGGCGCCACGGCGCGCCAGACGATGCTGCGCCTCGAGGCGTTCCCGGATCGCACGCTGGAGGGGGTGGTGCGTGGGCTGGTCGCGATCACGGCGCGGCAGTACCGCGCGCAGCCGGGGCTCATGCGCGCGCTGACGCGCTTCATCGAGACCGACACCGATGACGAGTTTCGATCGAGGGCCCTGGCGCTCGTCGCGGGGAACTTCCAGGGGATCACGGACCTGCTGCTCGCCTTCCGCGACGAGATCGCGGCGCCGGATCCCCGGCGCGCGATCATGTTTGCGCTGCTGACCATGGCCACGGTCATCGAGGTCCGCGCGTTGGAGACGGTGTCGATGTGGCACGAGCTGATGCCGGTCTCCGACCAGGAGCTCGAGGCCGAAGTGACGAGGACCGTCCTCGCGTATCTCCGGCTTCCAGCCCGTTAG
- a CDS encoding RCC1 domain-containing protein, whose product MATNAAIAFTGPSTVCALTAAGEADCWGSSPAELIGPAESGCTGCVRTPRAVATAYRFRRLSVGSGHICGVIADSTAVCWGRGTEGQLGNGGLVTSSTPTPVAGGLRFADIAAGESYTCGITAAGVAYCWGANNRGQLGDSTQATRSTPVRVRFPGAFRAIDVGSLTTCGVSTTGAPFCWGRTDGRITATDSAFFSRTSVAPVPVELPTAVRVVDIGLLNLCAIGQDDVTRCWGWGTHGETGPTDETRCRQASVELYCFPGRIDAPTLTEVHVGVYHACGRARDGAIYCWGGNFHLGAGGPTYANQPTPQRIGVP is encoded by the coding sequence TTGGCGACCAACGCCGCGATCGCGTTCACCGGGCCGTCCACCGTGTGCGCGCTGACCGCGGCGGGCGAAGCCGACTGCTGGGGCAGCAGTCCCGCGGAGCTCATCGGCCCCGCGGAGAGCGGCTGCACCGGGTGCGTCCGTACACCGCGCGCCGTCGCGACGGCGTACCGATTCCGCCGCTTGAGCGTCGGGTCGGGGCACATCTGCGGCGTCATCGCGGACTCCACGGCCGTGTGCTGGGGACGCGGGACCGAAGGGCAGCTCGGTAACGGCGGTCTCGTCACGTCGTCGACGCCGACACCGGTTGCGGGAGGGCTGCGGTTCGCCGACATCGCCGCAGGCGAGTCGTACACGTGCGGGATCACCGCCGCCGGCGTCGCGTACTGCTGGGGCGCGAACAACCGCGGCCAGCTCGGTGACAGCACGCAGGCGACACGAAGCACACCCGTACGCGTGCGCTTCCCCGGCGCGTTCCGCGCGATCGACGTCGGATCCCTGACCACGTGTGGCGTGTCGACGACCGGCGCGCCGTTCTGTTGGGGACGCACCGACGGTCGCATCACGGCGACGGACAGCGCGTTCTTCTCGCGTACGTCGGTCGCGCCCGTCCCCGTCGAGCTGCCGACCGCCGTGCGCGTCGTGGACATCGGGCTGCTCAACCTGTGCGCGATCGGACAGGACGACGTGACGCGCTGCTGGGGATGGGGGACGCACGGAGAGACCGGCCCGACCGACGAGACACGATGCCGGCAGGCGTCCGTGGAGCTGTACTGCTTTCCCGGGCGGATCGACGCGCCGACGCTGACAGAGGTGCACGTCGGCGTCTATCACGCCTGCGGGCGCGCGCGGGACGGTGCGATCTACTGTTGGGGCGGCAACTTCCATCTGGGTGCCGGCGGGCCGACCTACGCGAACCAGCCCACACCGCAGCGCATCGGCGTGCCGTGA
- a CDS encoding TetR/AcrR family transcriptional regulator, which translates to MPSRPTTRRRAPAPAATPTPPLPVVPDAPPAALLRRVPQQDRGQRRVDIILDAAAEVIAEVGVDGATTNAIAARAHTSVGSLYQFFPNKDAIVQALAVRYTSAFEQLKDRVMALEVADLPLHEMMQGIVQPIAAYCDANPTYRHVYAATNDAVRGPSAEEARLHEAVVSRIEALIARRCPWVPAAQRHATAVVQVETVHAILFHVQLRPPEERPALREELVRMLVCALEPFDRMRPAGWPEGRAG; encoded by the coding sequence ATGCCCTCGCGCCCCACGACCCGCCGCCGCGCGCCCGCTCCCGCCGCCACGCCCACGCCGCCGCTCCCGGTGGTGCCGGACGCACCGCCCGCCGCGCTGCTGCGCCGAGTGCCGCAGCAGGATCGCGGGCAGCGGCGGGTGGACATCATCCTCGACGCCGCCGCGGAGGTGATCGCCGAGGTGGGCGTGGACGGCGCGACGACGAACGCCATCGCCGCGAGAGCGCACACGTCGGTCGGGTCGCTCTACCAGTTCTTCCCGAACAAGGACGCGATCGTCCAGGCGCTCGCGGTGCGGTACACGTCCGCGTTCGAGCAGCTCAAGGACCGGGTGATGGCGCTGGAGGTGGCCGACCTGCCGCTGCACGAGATGATGCAGGGGATCGTGCAGCCGATCGCCGCCTACTGCGACGCGAACCCGACGTACCGGCACGTGTACGCGGCCACGAACGACGCCGTCCGGGGCCCGTCCGCCGAGGAGGCTCGCCTCCACGAGGCCGTGGTGTCGCGCATCGAGGCGCTCATCGCCCGGCGCTGCCCGTGGGTCCCTGCGGCGCAGCGGCACGCGACGGCGGTCGTGCAGGTCGAGACGGTGCACGCGATCCTCTTCCACGTGCAGCTGCGCCCGCCCGAGGAGCGCCCTGCCCTGCGCGAGGAGCTCGTGCGCATGCTCGTCTGCGCGCTCGAGCCGTTCGACCGCATGCGTCCGGCGGGGTGGCCAGAAGGACGCGCCGGCTGA
- a CDS encoding alpha/beta hydrolase family protein → MTTSLELCPPPLIPRETLFGNPEGDSARVSPDGARLAYLAPHDGKQSVWVRTIGARDDRVVAHDPVRPLPWATWQGDGRHILYLQDRAGDENYHLYQVDLEGGAPRDLTPGEHLRALPLALDARFPQEALVTLNARTPRLLDVHRVNLAAGLAELDTENSGDVIAWLVDNALVVRAAVAQVAGGSYVIRVRDGASAPWRVLDEVAFADGAPRLVAFSSDDRALFAISAKDANANRLVRYDLATAERVVVLEDPEYDVERVFVDPATHDVVAAAVCKERLVWAALTASFAEELDALRVVDDGDFSIEDASADGATLIVRYRHDARPEEFYAYDRARHRASFLFCSRPPLLAYELAPMRPVAFPARDGLPLRGYLTLPVGAAPRRLPMVLYVHGGPWYRDRWGYEPIVQWLANRGYAVLQVNFRGSTGYGKAFLNAGNREWAGAMRTDLLDARDWAVAEGYADPARIAIFGGSYGGYAVLTALAWTPDAFACGVDIVGPSDLRTFLAAIPAYWEPMRQLLTERVGDDPEFLKSQSPLFRAPSIRVPLLVVHGANDPRVKQQESDQLVEALRGSGVPVQYLVFDNEGHGLAHPANLKRFAALAEAFLAAALGGRIEPPQPDEAFASFLC, encoded by the coding sequence ATGACGACTTCACTCGAGCTGTGCCCGCCGCCGCTCATTCCGCGCGAGACCCTGTTCGGCAACCCGGAGGGGGACTCGGCGCGCGTGTCGCCCGACGGGGCGCGGCTCGCCTACCTGGCGCCGCACGACGGCAAGCAGAGCGTGTGGGTGCGAACGATCGGGGCGCGGGACGATCGAGTCGTCGCGCACGACCCGGTGCGTCCGCTGCCGTGGGCGACGTGGCAGGGCGACGGGCGGCACATCTTGTATCTGCAGGACCGCGCCGGCGACGAGAACTACCACCTCTATCAGGTCGACCTCGAGGGCGGCGCCCCGCGCGACCTGACGCCGGGCGAGCACCTGCGCGCACTGCCGCTCGCCCTCGACGCGCGGTTCCCGCAGGAGGCGCTCGTGACCCTGAACGCACGCACGCCACGGCTGCTCGACGTGCATCGGGTGAACCTGGCCGCGGGCCTCGCGGAGCTCGACACGGAGAACTCGGGCGACGTCATCGCCTGGCTCGTCGACAACGCGCTCGTCGTGCGCGCGGCCGTCGCGCAAGTGGCCGGCGGATCGTACGTCATTCGCGTCCGCGACGGCGCGTCGGCGCCCTGGCGCGTGCTCGACGAGGTGGCCTTCGCCGATGGCGCGCCGCGACTCGTCGCGTTCTCGTCCGACGATCGTGCGCTCTTCGCGATCAGCGCGAAGGATGCGAACGCGAATCGGCTCGTGCGGTACGACCTGGCGACCGCCGAGCGCGTGGTCGTGCTGGAGGATCCCGAGTATGACGTCGAGCGCGTCTTCGTCGATCCGGCGACGCACGACGTCGTCGCCGCGGCCGTCTGCAAGGAGCGGCTGGTCTGGGCCGCGCTCACCGCGAGCTTCGCGGAGGAGCTCGACGCGCTGCGCGTGGTCGACGACGGCGACTTCTCGATCGAAGACGCGAGCGCGGACGGCGCCACGCTGATCGTGCGGTATCGGCACGATGCGCGACCGGAGGAGTTCTACGCGTACGATCGCGCACGGCACCGCGCATCGTTCCTGTTCTGCAGTCGGCCGCCGCTCCTCGCGTACGAGCTCGCGCCGATGCGGCCCGTGGCCTTTCCCGCGCGCGACGGTCTCCCACTCCGGGGCTATCTCACCCTCCCCGTCGGCGCGGCGCCGCGCCGGCTGCCCATGGTGCTCTACGTCCACGGCGGTCCGTGGTATCGCGACCGGTGGGGCTACGAGCCGATCGTGCAGTGGCTGGCCAATCGCGGCTACGCGGTGCTGCAGGTGAACTTCCGCGGGTCGACGGGCTACGGCAAGGCGTTCCTGAACGCCGGGAATCGCGAGTGGGCGGGCGCGATGCGCACCGACCTGCTCGACGCGCGCGACTGGGCCGTCGCCGAAGGCTACGCCGATCCGGCGCGCATCGCGATCTTCGGGGGTAGTTACGGCGGCTACGCGGTGCTCACGGCGCTCGCGTGGACGCCGGACGCGTTCGCGTGCGGCGTCGACATCGTGGGCCCCTCCGACCTGCGGACTTTTCTCGCTGCGATTCCGGCCTACTGGGAGCCGATGCGGCAGCTGCTGACCGAGCGCGTCGGCGACGACCCGGAGTTCCTGAAATCGCAGTCGCCGCTCTTCCGCGCGCCATCGATTCGCGTCCCGCTGCTCGTGGTGCATGGCGCGAACGATCCGCGGGTCAAGCAGCAGGAGAGCGACCAGCTCGTCGAGGCGCTGCGCGGGAGCGGTGTCCCCGTGCAGTACCTGGTCTTCGACAACGAGGGACACGGGCTGGCCCACCCGGCGAACCTGAAGCGCTTCGCCGCGCTGGCCGAGGCCTTTCTGGCCGCCGCGCTGGGGGGTCGCATCGAGCCACCGCAGCCGGACGAGGCGTTCGCGTCGTTCCTCTGCTGA
- a CDS encoding efflux RND transporter permease subunit codes for MMHTPNDAAVHGARFNVIRAAVRNRQVVYVLLSLLVALGVTALFTMPRREDPKITIRQGLVLALYPGATAEQVEQQVARRIERRLFARAEVKKAKTYTTSRPGLFVANVELEDGVRQPAEFWAMLRHDLNETAALDLPPGVVGPIVDADFGDVAAVLLTVRAPDGRYGPRELRTFLDRIEDAVRAVPATAKVRRWGEQEEELAVTVRPERLAQYGLSPAQVLGALRARNAVVNAGALDVGSAELRLRPQGQFASEEEVRAVQLGGAPTGQPVRLGDVAEVTRRYVDPTYAARVAGSPAVLMSIEMQEGRNIVAFGQDVARALDRVRPLLPPDLEITRVADQPTQVRQRVFAFGREFTIAVLSVILVTVLLLPLRVATIAAVAIPATVAVTVAALRALGIELHQISFAGLVVALGMVVDDAIVIADNYVELLDEGVSPADAAWRAASDLATPVLGATLTIVASFLPLGLLLPGTVGEFIRALPFTVAVALLCSYGVAMFLTPLLCLAFIRTGLRPRVGTRDSGLGTRERTAPAPAPAPAPAPAPEPRVPSPESRRFSPLDVMERAYARVMAAAMPRQRLTLAVATLSVVAGAALLGTRPQRFFPPAERPQFVVDVWMPEGTRFEATDAVVRRLAARLERTPGVAQVGAFVGGSAPRFYYNVEPEFNVPNFGQLVVNTTDMESTPRLQASLHAPLARLAPEATVLVKQLEQGPALKAPIEIRIAGDDEAALRRLADSAVRVLAATPGSEYVRTDWRDDQPALTLALRRDAAARLGLTEGDLAQQLAAGFDGVPATTLWEGGRRVDVRLRFDSASRRGPADIADAYVTSPTTGARLPLREVADVRADWQASRIVRRNGVRTVSVLAFARPGLLASAVLATARPRLDALTLPPGYTLTYGGETENQGEIQRPMSVALSVSLFGIFLILFVQFRTLRHPLVVMVSIPLALFGSALGLVLTGNPFGFTANLGLTALTGVVVRNAIILVDYALALRAAGVPLERAALDAGRRRLRPIFLTTMAAAVGVVPLIVSGSGLWSPLASVLAVGLVFSMVGTLVVVPILFVRAERAADRRAERRAVAGTEQTAAPVSLPVAAHRRESPLAGSLATGALVLAMLGASLAASVTRAAAQAAPDSPRTIALTLDQALTLAAEHGRATRIAAERVAERTALSRAARADRLPRLEVGGQWLGNTGTQRIAIAQGALGMDAADRPVPYTDRVLAQDGRAAWFGLATVTQPLTPLVRIGAGVRAADAAARRAEAAREGTARDVAFDVERLYLTVLIADRRAAAARLTLAAREARDLDATRAVQTGFAVNADRAASRAGVLDARQAVVAAENAAEDARAELALLLGIDPDAPLTLAEPAPLPRLTVPAADPDDPTTPSGRRADVSAARVVSLGGSTLATDDVDTPVRGDTAVLDAWRQAAHAGSPEVHAAREQVAEAAAGEAAARAAWIPDVALYGQLVRQNLSPIIGRQLWTGGVRFAWTAWDFGRRGRETEAAVARRRAADENLARVDEEVAVAVRRAWRAAVRAERLLDAASAAADARAAAARIASERAGTGLAMVSARAEADAERATADADRYAALLGVRVARAELRRLVGRSVP; via the coding sequence ATGATGCACACGCCTAACGACGCGGCCGTCCACGGGGCGCGCTTCAACGTCATCCGCGCCGCCGTCCGCAACCGCCAGGTCGTCTACGTCCTCCTGTCGCTGCTCGTCGCCCTCGGCGTCACCGCGCTGTTCACGATGCCGCGGCGCGAGGATCCGAAGATCACGATCCGCCAGGGGCTCGTGCTCGCGCTCTACCCGGGTGCGACGGCGGAGCAGGTCGAGCAGCAGGTGGCCCGCCGCATCGAGCGCCGTCTCTTCGCGCGGGCCGAGGTGAAGAAGGCGAAGACGTACACCACGAGCCGCCCCGGGCTGTTCGTCGCCAACGTGGAGCTCGAGGACGGCGTTAGGCAGCCCGCCGAGTTCTGGGCGATGCTGCGCCACGACCTCAACGAGACCGCGGCGCTCGACCTGCCGCCTGGCGTCGTCGGTCCGATCGTCGACGCCGACTTCGGCGACGTGGCCGCCGTGCTGCTCACCGTGCGCGCCCCGGACGGGCGCTACGGGCCGCGCGAGCTGCGGACCTTCCTCGACCGCATCGAGGATGCGGTGCGCGCCGTGCCGGCCACCGCCAAGGTGCGCCGCTGGGGCGAGCAGGAGGAGGAGCTGGCCGTGACCGTCCGTCCCGAGCGGCTCGCGCAGTACGGCCTGTCGCCCGCGCAGGTGCTCGGCGCGCTGCGCGCCCGCAACGCCGTGGTGAATGCCGGCGCGCTCGACGTGGGAAGCGCCGAGCTCCGACTCCGCCCGCAGGGACAGTTCGCCTCGGAGGAGGAGGTGCGCGCCGTGCAGCTCGGCGGCGCCCCGACGGGGCAGCCGGTGCGCCTGGGCGACGTCGCGGAGGTCACACGCCGCTACGTCGACCCGACGTACGCGGCGCGCGTCGCCGGCTCGCCCGCGGTGCTCATGTCGATCGAGATGCAGGAGGGGCGCAACATCGTCGCGTTCGGCCAGGACGTCGCGCGCGCGCTGGATCGGGTGCGCCCGCTGCTCCCGCCCGATCTCGAGATCACCCGGGTCGCCGATCAGCCGACGCAGGTGCGCCAGCGCGTGTTCGCGTTCGGGCGCGAGTTCACGATCGCCGTGCTGTCGGTGATCCTCGTGACGGTGCTGCTCCTGCCGCTGCGCGTGGCGACGATCGCCGCGGTCGCCATTCCGGCGACCGTCGCGGTCACGGTCGCCGCCCTCCGGGCGTTAGGCATCGAGCTGCACCAGATCTCGTTCGCCGGACTCGTCGTCGCGTTAGGCATGGTGGTGGACGACGCGATCGTCATCGCCGACAACTACGTGGAGCTGCTCGACGAGGGCGTGTCGCCCGCCGACGCGGCGTGGCGCGCGGCGAGCGACCTCGCCACGCCGGTGCTCGGCGCGACGCTCACGATCGTCGCGAGCTTCCTCCCGCTCGGGCTCCTCCTGCCCGGCACGGTGGGGGAGTTCATCCGCGCGCTCCCGTTCACCGTCGCGGTGGCGCTGCTCTGCAGCTACGGCGTGGCGATGTTCCTCACGCCGCTCCTCTGCCTCGCGTTCATCCGCACGGGGCTGCGGCCGCGCGTCGGGACTCGGGACTCGGGACTCGGGACTCGTGAGCGGACGGCACCCGCGCCCGCACCCGCACCCGCACCCGCACCCGCACCCGAGCCCCGAGTCCCGAGTCCCGAGTCCCGGAGGTTTTCCCCGCTCGACGTGATGGAGCGCGCCTACGCGCGCGTGATGGCCGCGGCGATGCCGCGCCAGCGCCTCACGCTCGCCGTCGCGACGCTGTCCGTCGTGGCCGGCGCCGCGCTGTTAGGCACGCGTCCGCAGCGCTTCTTCCCACCCGCCGAGCGGCCGCAGTTCGTGGTGGACGTGTGGATGCCCGAGGGGACGCGCTTCGAGGCCACCGACGCGGTCGTGCGGCGGCTCGCCGCGCGCCTCGAGCGCACGCCCGGCGTGGCGCAGGTCGGCGCGTTCGTCGGCGGGAGCGCGCCGCGTTTCTACTACAACGTGGAGCCCGAGTTCAACGTCCCGAACTTCGGCCAGCTCGTCGTCAACACCACGGACATGGAGAGCACGCCCAGGCTGCAGGCGTCGCTGCACGCGCCGCTCGCGCGCCTCGCGCCGGAAGCGACGGTGCTCGTGAAGCAGCTGGAGCAGGGGCCCGCGCTGAAGGCGCCCATCGAGATCCGCATCGCCGGCGACGACGAGGCGGCGCTGCGCCGGCTCGCCGATTCGGCGGTGCGCGTCCTCGCCGCGACGCCGGGGAGCGAGTACGTGCGCACCGACTGGCGTGACGATCAGCCGGCGCTCACGCTCGCGCTGCGGCGCGACGCCGCGGCGCGCCTGGGTCTGACGGAAGGCGATCTCGCGCAGCAGCTCGCCGCCGGCTTCGACGGCGTGCCGGCGACGACGCTCTGGGAGGGTGGCCGACGGGTGGACGTGCGCCTGCGCTTCGACAGCGCGAGCCGCCGCGGCCCCGCCGACATCGCCGACGCGTACGTGACGTCGCCGACGACCGGCGCGCGGCTTCCGTTGCGCGAGGTGGCGGACGTGCGCGCCGACTGGCAGGCGAGTCGCATCGTACGCCGCAACGGCGTGCGCACCGTGAGCGTGCTCGCGTTCGCGCGACCTGGGCTCCTCGCGAGCGCCGTGCTCGCGACGGCGCGGCCACGCCTGGACGCGCTGACCCTGCCGCCCGGCTACACGCTCACCTACGGCGGCGAGACCGAGAATCAGGGGGAGATCCAGCGGCCGATGAGCGTCGCGCTCTCGGTGTCGCTGTTCGGGATCTTCCTCATCCTGTTCGTGCAGTTCCGCACGCTGCGCCATCCGCTCGTCGTGATGGTGTCGATCCCGCTCGCGCTGTTCGGCAGCGCGCTCGGGCTCGTGCTCACCGGCAACCCGTTCGGCTTCACGGCGAACCTCGGACTCACGGCGCTCACCGGCGTCGTGGTGCGCAACGCGATCATCCTGGTCGACTACGCGCTCGCACTGCGCGCGGCGGGCGTGCCGCTCGAGCGGGCCGCGCTCGACGCGGGACGCCGCCGGCTCCGCCCGATCTTCCTCACGACGATGGCCGCCGCCGTGGGCGTGGTGCCGCTGATCGTCAGCGGCTCCGGGCTCTGGAGCCCGCTCGCCAGCGTGCTGGCCGTGGGCCTCGTCTTCTCGATGGTGGGCACGCTGGTGGTGGTGCCGATCCTGTTCGTGCGCGCCGAGCGTGCGGCCGATCGGAGGGCCGAGCGTCGGGCGGTCGCCGGCACAGAGCAGACGGCGGCGCCCGTATCCCTTCCGGTCGCCGCGCACCGTCGCGAGTCGCCGCTCGCCGGATCGCTGGCGACGGGCGCGCTCGTCCTCGCGATGCTCGGTGCGTCGCTCGCCGCGAGTGTCACCCGCGCCGCCGCCCAGGCCGCGCCGGACTCACCGCGGACGATCGCGCTCACCCTCGATCAGGCGCTGACGCTCGCCGCCGAACACGGTCGAGCGACCCGCATCGCCGCGGAGCGCGTGGCCGAGCGGACCGCACTGTCGCGAGCAGCCCGCGCCGACCGGCTGCCGCGGCTGGAGGTCGGCGGCCAGTGGCTCGGCAACACGGGGACGCAGCGCATCGCGATCGCGCAGGGCGCGCTCGGCATGGACGCCGCGGATCGGCCGGTGCCGTACACCGACCGCGTGCTCGCGCAGGACGGGCGTGCCGCGTGGTTCGGCCTGGCGACGGTGACGCAGCCGCTCACCCCACTCGTTCGCATCGGCGCCGGCGTGCGCGCCGCCGACGCCGCGGCACGTCGGGCCGAGGCCGCGCGCGAGGGGACGGCACGCGACGTCGCGTTCGACGTCGAGCGGCTCTACCTGACGGTGCTGATCGCCGACCGCCGCGCGGCGGCGGCGCGCCTCACCCTCGCCGCCCGAGAGGCCCGCGACCTCGACGCCACGCGCGCCGTGCAGACAGGGTTCGCGGTGAACGCCGACCGCGCGGCGTCGCGGGCGGGCGTGCTCGACGCGCGGCAGGCCGTGGTCGCGGCGGAGAACGCGGCCGAGGACGCACGGGCCGAGCTCGCGCTGCTTCTCGGGATCGACCCGGACGCGCCGCTCACGCTCGCCGAGCCGGCGCCGCTGCCGCGTCTGACCGTGCCGGCCGCGGACCCCGACGACCCGACGACGCCGTCGGGACGTCGCGCGGACGTCTCCGCCGCGCGCGTCGTGTCGCTTGGCGGATCGACGCTCGCGACCGACGACGTCGACACGCCAGTGCGTGGCGATACCGCGGTGCTGGACGCGTGGCGGCAGGCCGCCCACGCCGGGAGCCCCGAGGTGCACGCCGCTCGCGAGCAGGTCGCCGAGGCGGCGGCCGGGGAGGCTGCGGCACGTGCCGCGTGGATCCCCGACGTGGCGCTCTACGGGCAGCTCGTCCGCCAGAACCTCTCGCCGATCATCGGGCGCCAGCTATGGACGGGCGGGGTGCGGTTCGCCTGGACCGCGTGGGACTTCGGCCGTCGCGGCCGCGAGACCGAGGCGGCCGTCGCGCGCCGCCGCGCCGCTGACGAGAACCTGGCGCGTGTCGACGAGGAAGTGGCCGTCGCGGTCCGCCGCGCGTGGCGGGCGGCCGTGCGTGCCGAGCGCCTGCTCGACGCAGCCTCGGCCGCGGCCGACGCGCGGGCCGCCGCGGCGCGGATCGCGAGCGAGCGTGCCGGCACCGGGCTGGCGATGGTCAGCGCGAGGGCCGAGGCCGACGCCGAGCGCGCGACGGCTGATGCGGATCGCTACGCCGCGCTGCTCGGCGTCCGCGTCGCCCGCGCGGAGCTGCGTCGGCTGGTCGGCCGCTCGGTGCCGTAG
- a CDS encoding efflux RND transporter periplasmic adaptor subunit — protein MPARAPRAASRLALAAVAALPLLSIGGCGAAARADDSASHAASEATTAVRVAPAALVERPVEVRAAGALEARATADLAFQVGGRVARVAVDEGDAVTRGAVLAALDPTDYALALRQTELQAQRTADELRRARPLLDAGSIAPNDYERLLTAARQAEVVRDLAAKRLRDATLTAPFDGVVAAKRTEIGASVSPGGTAFTLVALDEVQVRVGVPEADVGALRPGQPARVELAALGRTVRGRVQLVGVAADPASRTYTVKVVVPNADRVLRAGMVASVAVATGASSRVVAVPVSAVAHDPEGAPRVYVLDAGAGRARARRVTVGAPLAGGAVEIVDGLAAGDPVIVAGQERLRDGARVAAIAGPVAGPVASTGRTTP, from the coding sequence GTGCCGGCCCGGGCGCCGCGCGCGGCGTCGCGGCTCGCGCTCGCCGCCGTCGCAGCGCTGCCGCTCCTCTCGATCGGCGGATGCGGGGCCGCCGCCCGCGCCGACGACTCCGCATCCCACGCGGCGAGCGAAGCGACGACCGCCGTGCGCGTCGCGCCGGCCGCGCTGGTCGAGCGGCCGGTCGAGGTGCGGGCCGCCGGCGCGCTCGAGGCGCGCGCGACCGCCGATCTCGCGTTCCAGGTCGGCGGGCGCGTCGCGCGCGTGGCCGTCGACGAGGGAGATGCCGTGACCCGCGGCGCGGTGCTCGCCGCGCTCGATCCCACCGACTACGCGCTCGCCTTGCGCCAGACCGAGCTCCAGGCCCAGCGCACCGCCGACGAGCTGCGCCGAGCCCGCCCCCTGCTCGACGCCGGGAGCATCGCGCCTAACGACTACGAGCGGCTCCTCACCGCGGCGCGGCAGGCGGAGGTGGTGCGCGACCTCGCCGCGAAGCGGCTGCGCGACGCCACGCTGACGGCGCCGTTCGACGGCGTCGTCGCGGCGAAGCGTACCGAGATCGGCGCGTCGGTCTCGCCGGGCGGCACCGCGTTCACGCTCGTCGCCCTCGACGAGGTGCAGGTGCGCGTAGGCGTGCCGGAAGCGGACGTCGGGGCGCTGCGCCCGGGGCAGCCGGCGCGCGTGGAGCTCGCGGCGCTCGGCCGCACGGTGCGGGGACGCGTGCAGCTCGTGGGCGTCGCCGCCGACCCGGCGAGCCGCACCTACACGGTGAAGGTCGTGGTGCCTAACGCGGACCGCGTGCTGCGTGCCGGCATGGTCGCCAGCGTGGCCGTCGCCACCGGCGCCTCCAGCCGGGTGGTCGCCGTCCCCGTGTCGGCGGTGGCGCACGATCCGGAAGGAGCGCCGCGCGTCTACGTGCTCGACGCGGGCGCGGGGCGGGCGCGGGCGCGCCGCGTGACGGTGGGTGCGCCGCTCGCCGGCGGCGCGGTCGAGATCGTCGACGGGCTCGCGGCGGGTGACCCGGTCATCGTCGCCGGCCAGGAGCGCCTGCGCGACGGCGCGCGTGTCGCCGCGATCGCCGGTCCCGTCGCCGGTCCCGTCGCCTCCACCGGGAGGACCACGCCATGA